In a single window of the Nicotiana tomentosiformis chromosome 8, ASM39032v3, whole genome shotgun sequence genome:
- the LOC104100735 gene encoding heterogeneous nuclear ribonucleoprotein Q isoform X1 yields the protein MTENTEIDDRVDLDDENYSEEDEDPELIEDEGAGEVGDENGEEQSYDSGGGDSGREQSPEADMGDVPEPATDEEKPSASLTEEDQTEHAELLALPPHGSEVFIGGIPRDVSDEDLRDLCEPFGEIHEVRIMRNKDTGESKGFAFVAFTTKDEAQKAIEELHSKEFKGKTIRCSLSETKYRLFIGNVPKSWSDDDFRKVIEGTGPGAETIELIKDPQNPARNRGFAFVEYYNNACADYSRKKMASANFKLEGNSPTVTWADPKITPDHSAAAAQVKALYVKSIPENTSTEQLKELFQRHGDVTKVVMPPAKSGGKRDFGFVHYAERSSALKAVKDGETYEINGQMLEVVLAKPQTEKKFDAAAGPHNAVPHPNYIPHPGYGAFPVNPYGHLSAGYGAAAGFQQQPMIYGRGPMPAGMQMVPMVLPDGQIGYVLQQPGVQAPAVRPRRNDRSNGAGGPQGRGGSSGTGDDSNRGRRYRPY from the exons ATGACAGAGAATACTGAAATTGATGACCGCGTGGATCTTGATGACGAAAATTACTCTGAGGAAGATGAAGATCCAGAACTGATAGAAGATGAAGGAGCTGGAGAAGTCGGTGATGAAAATGGTGAAGAGCAATCATATGATTCTGGAGGTGGGGATAGTGGGAGAGAGCAGTCTCCAGAAGCAGATATGGGTGACGTTCCGGAGCCTGCTACAGATGAAGAAAAGCCTAGTGCTTCTCTTACTGAAGAAGACCAAACAGAGCATGCTGAACTTCTTGCTCTCCCTCCGCATGGGTCTGAGGTTTTCATTGGTGGGATTCCTCGAGATGTTTCTGATGAAGACTTGAGGGATCTCTGCGAACCATTCGGCGAAATACATGAG GTTAGAATCATGAGAAATAAAGATACTGGTGAAAGCAAGGGCTTTGCGTTTGTAGCCTTCACAACAAAAGATGAGGCACAAAAGGCCATTGAAGAATTACATAGCAAAGAATTCAAG GGAAAAACCATAAGGTGTTCACTATCAGAAACTAAATACAGATTGTTCATTGGTAATGTACCAAAGAGCTGGTCTGATGATGACTTCAGAAAAGTCATTGAAGGGACTGGCCCTGGTGCAGAAACAATAGAACTCATAAAG GATCCTCAAAACCCAGCACGTAATAGGGGTTTTGCTTTTGTTGAATATTACAATAATGCCTGTGCGGATTACTCACGGAAAAAAATGGCAAGTGCAAACTTTAAGCTGGAGGGAAATTCGCCAACCGTCACCTGGGCTGATCCAAAGATTACACCTGATCATTCTGCTGCCGCTGCTCAG GTTAAAGCACTTTATGTGAAAAGTATTCCAGAAAATACATCTACTGAACAATTGAAGGAACTTTTCCAACGCCATGGTGATGTTACCAAAGTTGTTATGCCACCAGCTAAAAGCGGTGGCAAACGAGACTTTGGATTTGTCCATTATGCAGAAAGGTCAAGCGCATTGAAGGCTGTTAAAGACGGTGAAACATATGAAATTAATG GTCAGATGTTAGAAGTAGTTCTTGCAAAGCCTCAGACTGAAAAGAAGTTCGATGCAGCAGCCGGTCCTCACAATGCTGTGCCCCATCCTAATTATATTCCACATCCAGGATATGGTGCATTTCCAGTGAATCCATATGGACATCTAAGTGCTGGTTATGGTGCTGCTGCTGGGTTCCAACAG CAGCCTATGATATACGGTAGAGGACCGATGCCAGCAGGTATGCAGATGGTGCCAATGGTTCTACCTGATGGTCAGATTGGCTATGTTCT CCAGCAGCCAGGAGTTCAGGCGCCAGCTGTTCGACCTCGGAGGAATGATAGGAGCAATGGTGCTGGTGGACCACAAGGACGAGGAGGATCCAGTGGCACTGGAGATGATTCCAACCGTGGTAGACGTTACCGACCATACTAG
- the LOC104100735 gene encoding heterogeneous nuclear ribonucleoprotein Q isoform X2 — translation MTENTEIDDRVDLDDENYSEEDEDPELIEDEGAGEVGDENGEEQSYDSGGGDSGREQSPEADMGDVPEPATDEEKPSASLTEEDQTEHAELLALPPHGSEVFIGGIPRDVSDEDLRDLCEPFGEIHEVRIMRNKDTGESKGFAFVAFTTKDEAQKAIEELHSKEFKGKTIRCSLSETKYRLFIGNVPKSWSDDDFRKVIEGTGPGAETIELIKDPQNPARNRGFAFVEYYNNACADYSRKKMASANFKLEGNSPTVTWADPKITPDHSAAAAQVKALYVKSIPENTSTEQLKELFQRHGDVTKVVMPPAKSGGKRDFGFVHYAERSSALKAVKDGETYEINGQMLEVVLAKPQTEKKFDAAAGPHNAVPHPNYIPHPGYGAFPVNPYGHLSAGYGAAAGFQQPMIYGRGPMPAGMQMVPMVLPDGQIGYVLQQPGVQAPAVRPRRNDRSNGAGGPQGRGGSSGTGDDSNRGRRYRPY, via the exons ATGACAGAGAATACTGAAATTGATGACCGCGTGGATCTTGATGACGAAAATTACTCTGAGGAAGATGAAGATCCAGAACTGATAGAAGATGAAGGAGCTGGAGAAGTCGGTGATGAAAATGGTGAAGAGCAATCATATGATTCTGGAGGTGGGGATAGTGGGAGAGAGCAGTCTCCAGAAGCAGATATGGGTGACGTTCCGGAGCCTGCTACAGATGAAGAAAAGCCTAGTGCTTCTCTTACTGAAGAAGACCAAACAGAGCATGCTGAACTTCTTGCTCTCCCTCCGCATGGGTCTGAGGTTTTCATTGGTGGGATTCCTCGAGATGTTTCTGATGAAGACTTGAGGGATCTCTGCGAACCATTCGGCGAAATACATGAG GTTAGAATCATGAGAAATAAAGATACTGGTGAAAGCAAGGGCTTTGCGTTTGTAGCCTTCACAACAAAAGATGAGGCACAAAAGGCCATTGAAGAATTACATAGCAAAGAATTCAAG GGAAAAACCATAAGGTGTTCACTATCAGAAACTAAATACAGATTGTTCATTGGTAATGTACCAAAGAGCTGGTCTGATGATGACTTCAGAAAAGTCATTGAAGGGACTGGCCCTGGTGCAGAAACAATAGAACTCATAAAG GATCCTCAAAACCCAGCACGTAATAGGGGTTTTGCTTTTGTTGAATATTACAATAATGCCTGTGCGGATTACTCACGGAAAAAAATGGCAAGTGCAAACTTTAAGCTGGAGGGAAATTCGCCAACCGTCACCTGGGCTGATCCAAAGATTACACCTGATCATTCTGCTGCCGCTGCTCAG GTTAAAGCACTTTATGTGAAAAGTATTCCAGAAAATACATCTACTGAACAATTGAAGGAACTTTTCCAACGCCATGGTGATGTTACCAAAGTTGTTATGCCACCAGCTAAAAGCGGTGGCAAACGAGACTTTGGATTTGTCCATTATGCAGAAAGGTCAAGCGCATTGAAGGCTGTTAAAGACGGTGAAACATATGAAATTAATG GTCAGATGTTAGAAGTAGTTCTTGCAAAGCCTCAGACTGAAAAGAAGTTCGATGCAGCAGCCGGTCCTCACAATGCTGTGCCCCATCCTAATTATATTCCACATCCAGGATATGGTGCATTTCCAGTGAATCCATATGGACATCTAAGTGCTGGTTATGGTGCTGCTGCTGGGTTCCAACAG CCTATGATATACGGTAGAGGACCGATGCCAGCAGGTATGCAGATGGTGCCAATGGTTCTACCTGATGGTCAGATTGGCTATGTTCT CCAGCAGCCAGGAGTTCAGGCGCCAGCTGTTCGACCTCGGAGGAATGATAGGAGCAATGGTGCTGGTGGACCACAAGGACGAGGAGGATCCAGTGGCACTGGAGATGATTCCAACCGTGGTAGACGTTACCGACCATACTAG